In Rahnella sikkimica, the following are encoded in one genomic region:
- the crcB gene encoding fluoride efflux transporter CrcB, which produces MFSTFLAVLIGGAVGSVARWYLGLKMNVITPVVPLGTLAVNLIGAFIIGLAIAIFGRMNSVDPVVKALITTGFCGGLTTFSTFSLEVVTLLQMGRFGDALLNIALNLFGSIALTLLGFMLVSWYTAH; this is translated from the coding sequence ATGTTCAGTACCTTTCTTGCCGTGTTGATTGGTGGTGCGGTTGGCAGTGTTGCCCGGTGGTATCTCGGGCTCAAAATGAATGTGATCACGCCCGTGGTGCCGCTGGGTACGCTGGCGGTTAATCTTATTGGCGCATTTATTATTGGTCTGGCTATCGCGATTTTTGGCCGTATGAACAGCGTCGATCCGGTGGTTAAAGCGCTTATCACCACCGGTTTTTGTGGCGGCCTGACGACATTTTCAACATTTTCACTCGAAGTGGTCACGCTGTTGCAAATGGGCCGTTTTGGCGATGCCCTGCTTAACATTGCGCTTAATCTTTTCGGTTCGATTGCCCTGACGCTGCTCGGTTTCATGCTGGTCAGCTGGTACACGGCGCACTGA
- a CDS encoding TetR family transcriptional regulator, translating to MLHPQLCSKDARISARRDQIIAAARLCFRKHGFHGAGMAEIAKTSQLSVGQIYRYFANKDAIIEEIVRRIVMKKIRLMTGNAHNLQQVAHNLAHRRIGNLSAPYKEDQCTEQKEQAEIDHALMLEVAAEATRNPVVEKIWRDSEKALFNEAKSLLTATFPQFSEAEMTAKVESLAVICEGTAFRRMTTVHADAEHLEALYNRYFQDLFETDLTTRKLE from the coding sequence ATGCTTCACCCACAACTTTGCAGTAAAGACGCGCGCATCAGTGCGCGACGCGACCAGATCATCGCCGCCGCCCGGCTGTGTTTTCGTAAACACGGTTTTCATGGCGCAGGCATGGCTGAAATAGCTAAAACGTCGCAGCTCAGTGTGGGGCAAATTTACCGGTATTTCGCCAATAAAGACGCCATCATCGAAGAAATTGTTCGTCGCATCGTGATGAAGAAAATCCGCCTGATGACCGGCAACGCGCATAATTTGCAGCAGGTTGCTCACAATCTGGCGCACCGCCGGATTGGCAATTTAAGCGCGCCTTACAAAGAAGATCAGTGTACTGAGCAAAAAGAACAGGCAGAAATTGACCACGCATTGATGCTGGAAGTCGCCGCAGAAGCAACCCGCAATCCTGTCGTGGAAAAAATCTGGCGCGATTCAGAAAAAGCACTGTTCAACGAAGCAAAATCCCTTCTCACCGCCACATTCCCGCAATTTTCAGAGGCTGAAATGACGGCGAAAGTCGAATCTCTGGCGGTGATCTGTGAGGGCACCGCATTCCGACGTATGACTACCGTTCACGCCGACGCAGAGCATCTGGAAGCTTTATACAATCGCTACTTCCAGGATCTCTTTGAAACGGATTTAACCACCCGCAAACTGGAATAA
- a CDS encoding multidrug effflux MFS transporter has protein sequence MSAHLQEKRLGYALVLGSLAALGPLCTDLYLPALPEMAGDLNTSTASAQLSLTAGLLGLGFGQLLFGPLSDRYGRMRPLLWSLALLLATSVWCAVAQDINQLIVARLLQGIAGAGGAVLSRAIARDLYNGHELTRFFALLMLVNGLAPIVAPVLGGAMLNWINWRGIFAVLAFVAILLFSFSSLKLHETLLPERRSQGGIFSMLGSVFSLLKHRPFMGLCLTQGFVMAGMFAYIGASPFVLQQIYHLSPQMFSLCFAINGIGLVISAQVSTRLSRRFGEMALVKAGLVIAAVASVALVIAASLNAPLVTLLVPLFFSVMVIGIIGPNAGSLAMQSQGKNAGSASALLGVCMFALGAIAVPVTGFGSMPALSMGLTILGCYAIAILMFVTLVRKNA, from the coding sequence ATGAGCGCTCATCTGCAAGAAAAACGCCTCGGTTACGCCCTGGTTCTCGGCTCGCTTGCCGCCCTCGGCCCGTTATGTACGGATCTATATCTTCCTGCATTGCCTGAAATGGCCGGCGATCTCAATACTTCCACCGCCAGCGCGCAGCTGAGCCTGACCGCCGGTTTACTCGGCCTCGGTTTCGGTCAGTTATTATTTGGCCCGCTCAGTGACCGCTATGGCAGGATGCGCCCATTGCTGTGGTCGCTGGCATTACTGCTCGCCACCTCGGTCTGGTGCGCGGTGGCGCAGGACATCAATCAGCTGATTGTCGCCCGTCTGTTACAGGGTATTGCGGGCGCAGGCGGCGCGGTGCTTTCACGCGCCATCGCCAGAGATCTCTATAACGGCCATGAACTCACGCGGTTCTTCGCGTTACTGATGCTGGTGAACGGGCTCGCGCCGATTGTCGCCCCGGTACTGGGCGGTGCGATGCTCAACTGGATAAACTGGCGGGGGATTTTCGCCGTACTGGCCTTTGTCGCCATTCTGCTTTTCAGCTTCTCTTCGCTGAAACTGCATGAAACCCTGCTGCCGGAACGCCGGTCGCAGGGCGGTATTTTCAGCATGTTAGGCTCGGTGTTTAGTCTGCTGAAACATCGCCCGTTTATGGGGCTGTGTCTGACGCAAGGTTTTGTGATGGCCGGGATGTTTGCTTACATCGGCGCATCGCCTTTTGTACTGCAACAGATTTACCACCTCAGCCCGCAGATGTTCAGCCTGTGCTTCGCGATTAACGGTATCGGGCTGGTGATTTCTGCTCAGGTTTCCACGCGCCTCAGCCGTCGTTTCGGTGAAATGGCGCTGGTTAAAGCCGGGTTAGTGATTGCGGCCGTGGCTTCTGTTGCGCTGGTGATTGCTGCCAGCCTGAATGCGCCGCTGGTGACGCTGCTGGTGCCGCTGTTCTTCTCGGTGATGGTGATCGGGATTATCGGGCCGAATGCGGGGTCGCTGGCGATGCAAAGTCAGGGGAAAAATGCGGGGAGCGCGTCGGCGCTGCTGGGCGTGTGTATGTTTGCGCTCGGGGCGATTGCCGTGCCGGTCACCGGTTTTGGCAGTATGCCTGCGCTGTCGATGGGTCTGACAATTTTAGGTTGTTACGCGATTGCGATTTTGATGTTCGTAACGCTGGTACGCAAAAACGCCTAA
- the cspE gene encoding transcription antiterminator/RNA stability regulator CspE: MSKIKGSVKWFNESKGFGFITPEDGSKDVFVHFSAISSNGFKTLAEGQRVEFEITNGAKGPSAANVIAI, encoded by the coding sequence ATGTCTAAGATTAAAGGTAGCGTTAAGTGGTTCAATGAATCTAAAGGTTTTGGTTTCATTACCCCTGAAGATGGCAGCAAAGATGTTTTCGTTCATTTCTCTGCTATTTCCAGCAACGGTTTCAAAACCCTTGCTGAAGGCCAACGCGTAGAGTTCGAAATCACCAATGGTGCCAAAGGCCCGTCGGCTGCTAACGTTATCGCTATCTGA
- a CDS encoding DUF2076 domain-containing protein, with product MQSEEQRLIDGLFSRLQQAESNTAPRDAEAERVIQGHIRQQPSAPYYMAQAMIIQEAALTKLNAQVKELQQQNEQLQQQAQNAKPQSTGFLAGLFGGGSSQPEPVRQSSQGSQPIPGTQAWGAQPQQQQYTPQQQAPAQAAPQAPGFLGSALRTAAGVAGGVVLADMLTGMFHHSQPQEIVNIIEEPPVQDLNPADSSFLDNSQGFDSNVPSWEDASLRNDNSNLGFGSDDFNSDEYSNDDDDSFF from the coding sequence ATGCAATCTGAAGAACAGCGTTTAATTGACGGGCTTTTTAGTCGCTTACAACAGGCTGAGTCCAATACGGCACCGCGTGATGCGGAAGCTGAACGTGTGATTCAGGGCCATATCCGCCAGCAACCGTCCGCTCCGTATTACATGGCGCAGGCGATGATTATTCAGGAAGCGGCGCTGACCAAACTGAATGCTCAGGTGAAGGAACTGCAACAGCAAAACGAACAGCTGCAACAGCAGGCGCAGAATGCGAAACCGCAAAGCACCGGCTTCCTCGCCGGGCTGTTCGGTGGCGGTTCGTCACAACCTGAGCCCGTGCGTCAGTCTTCACAAGGCAGCCAGCCGATTCCGGGAACGCAAGCCTGGGGCGCACAACCTCAGCAGCAACAATATACGCCACAACAGCAGGCTCCGGCTCAGGCCGCGCCACAGGCACCGGGTTTTCTGGGCAGCGCATTGCGCACAGCGGCCGGTGTGGCGGGCGGGGTTGTGCTGGCAGATATGTTGACCGGCATGTTCCATCACAGTCAGCCGCAGGAAATCGTCAATATCATTGAAGAGCCGCCGGTGCAGGATCTGAATCCTGCCGACAGCAGTTTCCTCGACAACTCGCAGGGTTTCGACAGCAACGTGCCGTCCTGGGAAGATGCCTCGCTGCGTAACGATAATTCGAATTTAGGGTTCGGTTCTGATGACTTTAATTCGGATGAATACAGCAACGACGACGACGACTCGTTTTTCTAA
- a CDS encoding ABC transporter substrate-binding protein codes for MLKNTARVLSVAGLMAASFSTFATTYPLTVTDLSGQKVTLDKAPQRIILQDGRDILALAVLDKSDPFKRVVAWNNLLKTTDSGTWDMLKSKWPESSKILDMGFTDKGQVDLETVISKKPDLMIAQVRAKNSLAQAGVLDKLAALHIPVVFVDYEADPAKDTAPSIELLGKIVNQEDNARTYTAFYNEHFQNIQKVVAAIKNKPNVFIEPIAGRDDSCCFTHGDAGWGKLIQAVGADNIGTKLLPGASGTVSLEQVISMKPDVYIMTGSARPSKNGSVTHILPFGYGANEASIDKEAKVLLSRTGVAQIPAVSSQHVYGVYHQFYNHPYNIVGMEYLAKFIYPEQFKNLDPAKTYHELVRNYTNLPDQDFILGWSPKK; via the coding sequence ATGTTAAAAAACACTGCCCGCGTGCTGTCTGTCGCAGGTCTGATGGCCGCCTCTTTTTCCACTTTTGCTACCACTTATCCGCTGACTGTTACCGATCTCAGCGGGCAGAAAGTGACGCTCGATAAAGCGCCACAGCGCATCATTTTGCAGGACGGCCGCGATATTCTGGCGCTGGCCGTGCTGGATAAATCCGATCCGTTTAAGCGCGTCGTCGCCTGGAATAATCTGCTGAAAACCACGGACAGCGGCACCTGGGACATGCTGAAAAGCAAATGGCCTGAGTCGTCAAAGATTTTGGATATGGGTTTCACCGACAAAGGACAGGTAGATCTGGAGACCGTAATTTCCAAAAAACCTGATCTGATGATTGCGCAGGTGCGTGCTAAAAATTCTCTGGCACAGGCGGGCGTGTTGGATAAGCTCGCGGCGTTGCATATTCCTGTTGTGTTCGTGGACTACGAAGCGGATCCGGCAAAAGACACGGCACCGAGCATTGAGCTGCTGGGTAAAATTGTGAATCAGGAAGACAATGCCCGCACGTATACCGCGTTTTATAACGAGCACTTCCAGAACATTCAGAAAGTCGTTGCGGCCATTAAAAACAAACCTAATGTATTCATCGAGCCGATTGCCGGTCGTGATGATTCCTGCTGCTTTACCCACGGCGACGCGGGCTGGGGCAAACTGATTCAGGCGGTAGGCGCGGATAATATCGGCACCAAATTGCTGCCGGGTGCATCAGGCACCGTTTCTCTGGAGCAGGTTATCAGCATGAAGCCGGACGTTTACATCATGACCGGTTCAGCGCGCCCGAGTAAAAATGGCTCGGTGACTCACATTCTGCCGTTCGGTTATGGCGCGAATGAAGCCAGCATCGACAAAGAAGCGAAAGTTCTGCTTTCCCGTACCGGTGTGGCGCAGATCCCGGCGGTCAGCAGCCAGCACGTTTACGGCGTTTACCACCAGTTCTACAACCACCCGTACAACATCGTCGGGATGGAATATCTGGCGAAATTCATTTATCCGGAACAGTTTAAAAATCTGGACCCGGCAAAAACCTACCACGAGCTGGTGCGTAACTATACCAACCTGCCGGACCAGGATTTCATTCTGGGCTGGTCCCCGAAGAAATAA
- a CDS encoding prolyl oligopeptidase family serine peptidase: MTTDSREAVPENVQDEFIWLEGLRNEKALAWAHEQNAITLSAFTQGEDFELIREKVLQGLNSPDQIPGVWKCGHDWYNFWQDAKNPKGLLRKTTLDEFRKAEPRWETVLDVDALGKAENIEWVFSGFWNLKPGFERAFVVLSPDGGDACEVREFDLKTKEFVAGGFYLPVAKSRISWIDFDHMFVATDFGEGSMTDSGYPRIVKIWQRGTPLSEAVTVYSAGQKDMMAAGYQEVGEHDKRNYVVRVIDFYHREVFLVDDVHALIKIDIPADAKFTTWREWILIEPSSEWQVNGQVWPSGSLLTMNFDAFIAGERTLKSLFVPDTGSALSGVTQTRDQLNGFSHTRDHIILSLTRDVVNRLEVLTPKNGEWLREPFGHVPALSKISAWGLDDKTNEYFMSVSGFLQPASLSLGNLDNGADAEAELLKQDPSHFDASRYQVSQHFAQSDDGTRVPYFVVSRKDVVYDGKNPTLLYGYGGFEVSLEPYYLGVSGVSWMDRGGVFVVANIRGGGEYGPEWHKAALKEKRLRAYEDFASVAKALIASKITSPAHLAAQGGSNGGLLVGNMLTRYPELFGAIVCEVPLLDMYRYTQISAGASWIAEYGDPQKPEEWAYIREFSPYHNIDPQKKYPPVLFSTATSDDRVGPDHARKMAAKMQALGIPDVYFYENTEGGHSAAADKTQSAFKRALVSEFLLHFIGRKP; the protein is encoded by the coding sequence ATGACCACAGATTCACGCGAAGCAGTGCCAGAGAATGTGCAGGACGAATTTATCTGGCTGGAAGGATTGCGCAACGAAAAAGCGCTGGCCTGGGCACATGAGCAAAATGCGATCACGCTCTCTGCTTTTACGCAGGGTGAAGATTTTGAGCTGATCCGTGAAAAGGTCCTTCAGGGGCTGAATTCCCCGGATCAAATTCCGGGCGTCTGGAAATGCGGCCACGACTGGTACAACTTCTGGCAGGATGCGAAAAATCCAAAAGGGCTGCTGCGCAAAACCACGCTTGATGAATTCCGCAAAGCCGAACCGCGCTGGGAAACGGTGCTTGACGTTGACGCACTGGGCAAAGCCGAAAATATTGAGTGGGTTTTCTCCGGCTTCTGGAACCTGAAACCGGGGTTTGAACGTGCTTTTGTAGTGCTTTCACCGGACGGTGGCGATGCCTGCGAAGTCCGCGAATTTGATTTGAAAACTAAAGAATTTGTCGCCGGCGGTTTTTATCTGCCGGTAGCCAAAAGCCGTATCAGCTGGATTGATTTTGACCATATGTTTGTCGCCACCGATTTTGGCGAAGGCTCGATGACCGACTCCGGCTATCCGCGTATTGTGAAAATCTGGCAACGCGGAACGCCGCTCAGCGAAGCGGTGACGGTTTACAGCGCCGGGCAAAAAGACATGATGGCTGCGGGCTATCAGGAAGTGGGCGAACACGACAAACGCAATTATGTGGTGCGGGTCATCGACTTCTATCATCGCGAAGTTTTTCTGGTGGATGACGTCCACGCGCTGATCAAAATCGATATTCCGGCTGATGCAAAATTCACGACATGGCGGGAATGGATCCTCATCGAGCCTTCCAGCGAATGGCAGGTAAACGGGCAGGTCTGGCCATCCGGGTCGTTGCTGACGATGAATTTCGATGCCTTTATTGCCGGTGAACGCACGCTGAAATCGCTGTTTGTTCCGGATACCGGTTCAGCGCTCAGCGGTGTGACGCAAACCCGTGATCAGCTCAACGGCTTCTCTCATACCCGTGATCACATCATTCTCAGTCTGACCCGTGATGTGGTGAATCGTCTTGAAGTGCTGACCCCAAAAAATGGCGAATGGCTGCGTGAGCCGTTCGGGCATGTGCCGGCGTTGAGTAAAATCAGCGCCTGGGGCTTGGATGACAAAACCAACGAATACTTCATGAGTGTCAGTGGTTTTCTGCAACCCGCCAGCCTTTCTCTGGGTAATCTGGATAACGGCGCGGACGCTGAAGCCGAATTGCTGAAACAGGATCCGTCGCATTTCGACGCTTCCCGCTATCAGGTCAGCCAGCATTTTGCGCAATCCGATGACGGCACCCGCGTGCCGTATTTCGTGGTCAGCCGCAAAGACGTGGTTTACGACGGTAAAAACCCGACGCTATTGTACGGATATGGCGGTTTTGAAGTGTCGCTGGAGCCGTATTATCTGGGCGTCAGCGGCGTGTCGTGGATGGATCGCGGCGGCGTCTTCGTGGTGGCGAATATCCGTGGCGGCGGTGAGTACGGGCCTGAGTGGCATAAAGCGGCGCTGAAAGAAAAACGCCTGCGCGCCTATGAGGATTTTGCTTCAGTGGCGAAGGCGCTGATTGCCAGCAAAATCACCTCACCGGCGCACCTGGCGGCGCAGGGCGGCAGCAACGGCGGGCTGCTGGTGGGCAATATGCTGACGCGATATCCGGAACTGTTCGGCGCGATAGTCTGTGAAGTGCCGCTGCTCGATATGTACCGTTACACGCAGATTTCCGCTGGCGCTTCGTGGATTGCAGAATACGGCGATCCGCAAAAGCCGGAAGAGTGGGCTTATATCCGCGAATTCTCGCCGTATCACAATATTGATCCGCAGAAGAAATATCCGCCGGTATTGTTCTCGACCGCCACCAGCGATGACCGCGTCGGGCCAGACCATGCGCGTAAAATGGCGGCAAAAATGCAGGCGCTGGGCATTCCTGATGTGTATTTCTATGAGAACACCGAAGGCGGCCACAGTGCGGCGGCGGACAAAACGCAGTCGGCGTTTAAACGTGCGCTGGTGAGTGAATTCCTGCTGCATTTCATCGGGCGTAAACCGTAA
- a CDS encoding cupin domain-containing protein, with amino-acid sequence MSKERPDFIANWRELEGPDDSRYPGDDELMSMGAPLGKALGLTRIGIHHERLLPGRRTCYAHAESSEDEFAYVLEGYPDAWINGNLHRLKPGDAVAFPQGTGICHTFINNSDDEVRLLVVGEANKPENRIHYPLNQEYEATRKDRWLDVPEQEFGDHDGISDSRREANKKPV; translated from the coding sequence ATGAGCAAGGAAAGACCTGACTTTATCGCCAACTGGCGCGAACTCGAAGGCCCGGATGACAGCCGTTATCCGGGAGATGATGAACTGATGTCGATGGGTGCGCCGCTGGGTAAAGCGCTGGGGCTGACGCGTATTGGCATTCATCATGAACGGTTGCTGCCGGGGCGGCGTACCTGTTACGCGCATGCAGAAAGTTCAGAAGATGAGTTTGCGTATGTACTGGAAGGTTATCCGGATGCGTGGATCAATGGCAATCTGCACCGGCTCAAACCCGGTGATGCCGTGGCGTTTCCGCAGGGCACCGGGATTTGTCATACCTTCATCAATAACAGTGATGATGAAGTGCGTCTGCTGGTGGTAGGCGAAGCGAATAAGCCCGAAAACCGTATTCATTATCCGCTGAATCAGGAATATGAAGCGACGCGTAAAGACCGCTGGCTGGATGTGCCGGAGCAGGAATTCGGTGATCACGACGGGATTTCAGATTCCAGAAGAGAAGCCAACAAAAAGCCGGTGTAA
- a CDS encoding diguanylate cyclase — protein MAYFSADESLVRERSDRFLRRMYLMRMLGTFLCFFPIASVLLERDASWIPLGFLVLNAFVWPHVAMLISRRSKHPNQAEFRNLAFDAIAGGAWVALMGLCPLPSAVLTSILIADRFSAGGWQLLRRAALFYCAGFIVCWPLSGMEIYPDVSDRTLWLTLPLSTIYIIAFSAANYSISRKLRDKQHELEKAALMDPFLGLPNRRLLDRRLMLEFERSKQDLACLMVLGVDDLKMVNDLFGREAGDYVLRSVSAILRQETAPHDFPAILGGDEFVVILPGISEEQAYAVGYRLLLKTSEIRLSQDSGFQCSLSIGVATSRNHENYNQWLAAAEQALVTVKRNGKNSIGSAGRA, from the coding sequence ATGGCATATTTTTCTGCAGATGAAAGTCTCGTTCGTGAGCGTTCAGATCGTTTCTTACGCCGAATGTACTTAATGCGCATGCTGGGCACTTTTCTCTGTTTTTTCCCCATTGCTTCGGTGCTTTTAGAACGTGATGCTTCCTGGATACCGCTCGGCTTTCTGGTGCTGAATGCTTTTGTCTGGCCGCACGTGGCGATGCTGATTTCCCGCCGTTCTAAACATCCTAATCAGGCTGAGTTCAGAAACCTGGCATTCGATGCCATTGCTGGCGGTGCATGGGTGGCGCTGATGGGGCTGTGTCCGTTACCTTCTGCGGTGTTGACGTCCATTTTGATTGCCGACCGTTTTTCCGCAGGAGGCTGGCAATTACTGCGTCGTGCTGCATTGTTTTATTGTGCCGGTTTTATTGTGTGCTGGCCGCTGTCGGGCATGGAAATTTACCCGGACGTGAGTGACCGGACGTTATGGCTGACGCTGCCGTTATCCACGATTTACATTATTGCCTTCAGCGCCGCCAATTATTCTATTTCCCGAAAACTGCGTGATAAACAGCACGAGCTGGAAAAAGCGGCACTGATGGATCCTTTTCTCGGGCTGCCAAACCGGCGTTTACTCGACCGGCGGCTGATGCTGGAATTTGAACGCTCAAAGCAGGATCTGGCCTGTCTGATGGTTCTGGGCGTTGATGATTTGAAAATGGTGAATGATCTGTTTGGACGTGAAGCGGGGGATTATGTTTTACGATCTGTATCGGCTATTTTGCGACAGGAGACAGCTCCGCATGATTTTCCAGCCATTCTGGGCGGCGATGAATTTGTGGTGATCTTGCCGGGAATTTCCGAAGAGCAAGCCTATGCAGTCGGTTACCGGCTGCTGCTGAAAACCTCGGAAATACGGCTTTCGCAGGATTCCGGTTTCCAGTGTTCGCTGAGCATTGGCGTGGCAACCTCCAGAAATCATGAGAATTATAATCAGTGGTTAGCCGCCGCCGAACAGGCATTGGTGACCGTGAAAAGAAATGGTAAAAACAGTATTGGCAGCGCGGGCAGGGCTTAG
- a CDS encoding (R)-mandelonitrile lyase: protein MRITKSGSVPSQNGPESYFSGKVRIDSPFSGTESARVGGATVTFEPGARTAWHTHPLGQTLIIIHGRGWLQEEGGEIREMNVGDIVWIPEGVKHWHGATPENAMTHIAIAESQNGSPVEWMEKVTDAQYQK from the coding sequence ATGAGAATTACCAAAAGCGGTTCTGTTCCATCACAGAACGGCCCGGAAAGTTATTTTAGCGGCAAGGTGCGTATTGATTCGCCGTTCAGCGGCACTGAATCTGCACGTGTCGGCGGTGCAACCGTGACGTTTGAACCGGGTGCGCGCACTGCGTGGCACACGCATCCGCTGGGTCAGACACTGATCATCATCCACGGCCGCGGCTGGTTGCAGGAAGAGGGCGGTGAAATCCGCGAAATGAATGTTGGCGATATCGTGTGGATCCCGGAAGGCGTTAAACATTGGCACGGCGCTACGCCTGAAAATGCCATGACCCATATTGCGATTGCCGAGTCTCAGAACGGCAGCCCGGTTGAGTGGATGGAAAAAGTCACGGACGCCCAATACCAGAAGTGA
- a CDS encoding LysR family transcriptional regulator: MDYLKCVQSFITATESGSFTAAADKLGITPAMVGKHIQMLENRTGCVLINRTTRRQGLTEAGHRFYLYGVQILATIEDADSLARHLNEQVTGMLRISAPVAFGQRILTPILSKFLQRYPAVNADLVLSDRRVDMIEERFQIAIRIGNLQDEGYVAVPLPPYEMVLAASPAYLAAHGTPLTPADLSRHNCVSFSQWRSAHRWQLQGPKGQIDVDIVPRLTVDSGEAIRQAGLSGLGVVMHSRVTLQDDIDTGRLHRVLPDYAPVSRPMHLLRLPIRPAATVVSSFFEYLLQELVPQPASPGGAAHIIG; encoded by the coding sequence ATGGATTACTTAAAGTGCGTCCAATCCTTCATCACCGCGACAGAATCCGGCAGTTTTACGGCAGCCGCCGATAAACTGGGTATCACGCCTGCGATGGTGGGTAAACATATCCAGATGCTGGAGAACCGCACGGGCTGCGTGCTGATCAACCGGACGACACGTCGTCAGGGGCTAACTGAGGCAGGGCATCGCTTTTATCTTTACGGTGTACAAATCCTCGCAACGATTGAAGATGCAGACTCTCTGGCGCGCCACCTGAATGAACAGGTGACAGGCATGTTGCGTATCAGTGCACCGGTTGCTTTCGGTCAGCGTATCCTCACGCCAATATTGTCGAAATTTCTGCAACGCTACCCCGCCGTAAACGCCGATCTGGTATTGAGCGACCGTCGTGTGGACATGATTGAAGAACGTTTTCAGATAGCGATACGCATCGGTAATCTTCAGGATGAAGGTTATGTCGCCGTTCCTTTACCGCCGTATGAGATGGTGCTTGCTGCCTCACCGGCTTATCTGGCCGCTCACGGAACACCTTTAACGCCTGCCGATTTATCGCGCCACAATTGTGTCAGTTTCAGCCAGTGGCGTTCAGCCCACCGCTGGCAACTTCAGGGGCCGAAGGGACAGATAGATGTGGATATTGTCCCGAGGCTTACCGTTGATTCCGGCGAGGCAATACGCCAGGCCGGATTATCCGGGTTGGGCGTTGTTATGCATTCCCGGGTGACTCTGCAAGATGACATTGATACCGGGCGTCTGCACCGCGTATTGCCGGATTACGCCCCGGTTTCCAGACCTATGCATTTGCTTCGTCTGCCCATCCGGCCTGCTGCTACTGTGGTTTCCTCTTTCTTCGAGTATCTTTTGCAGGAATTAGTCCCGCAGCCGGCATCGCCTGGCGGCGCGGCTCACATCATCGGGTAA
- a CDS encoding quinone oxidoreductase family protein gives MKALVFENAGSADVLHMHEAADPVPASGELLVAVTAAGLNFADIYRRQGRYPLAGTSPYIAGYEGAGRVMAVGENVTDWKIGDRVGFADVPLAHASHIRVPVAHAIRLPEWLSETDAAAVLLQGLTADYLLHDVLPLRAGMHVAVLAAAGGVGRLLLQMLKHQGIHAFAVASSQEKQNACLELGASAAADYETWPEQVRLWQSAGCDVVFDSVGTTLTQSLDSLKDGGRVVLFGMSGGALSELDPTRLQLSSHGILGADLWTYLTSAHERQRRADRLFALIKEGSVVLPPVTQFALSSGAQAHRLLETRSFSGKIVLVP, from the coding sequence ATGAAGGCACTGGTTTTTGAAAATGCAGGTTCTGCCGATGTATTACATATGCATGAGGCCGCCGATCCTGTTCCGGCTTCCGGCGAATTGCTGGTTGCGGTTACCGCAGCGGGGCTTAATTTTGCCGATATTTATCGCCGTCAGGGTCGTTATCCGCTGGCAGGGACTTCGCCGTATATCGCAGGTTATGAAGGTGCCGGTCGTGTTATGGCCGTCGGGGAAAACGTGACAGACTGGAAAATTGGCGATCGCGTCGGTTTTGCTGATGTTCCGCTGGCACACGCCAGTCATATCCGGGTACCGGTTGCCCACGCCATCCGCTTACCTGAATGGTTGTCAGAAACCGATGCCGCCGCCGTTTTGTTGCAAGGCCTGACCGCCGATTATTTGCTTCACGACGTGTTGCCTTTGCGAGCGGGGATGCACGTCGCCGTATTGGCTGCAGCGGGTGGCGTCGGACGTTTACTGCTGCAAATGCTAAAACATCAGGGAATACATGCCTTTGCTGTGGCTTCAAGTCAGGAAAAACAGAATGCCTGCCTGGAACTTGGCGCAAGCGCTGCGGCAGATTATGAAACCTGGCCTGAGCAGGTACGTTTGTGGCAGAGCGCGGGGTGTGATGTGGTCTTTGATTCCGTGGGAACAACGCTTACCCAAAGTCTGGATTCTCTGAAAGATGGCGGGCGTGTAGTGCTTTTCGGCATGTCAGGTGGCGCACTTTCCGAATTAGACCCAACCCGTTTGCAACTCAGTTCTCACGGCATACTGGGTGCCGATCTGTGGACATACCTGACTTCTGCGCATGAACGCCAGCGCCGCGCAGACCGGCTTTTTGCTCTGATTAAAGAAGGCAGCGTCGTCCTTCCGCCAGTCACTCAATTTGCTTTATCATCCGGCGCACAAGCACACCGCCTGCTGGAAACCCGAAGCTTCAGCGGAAAGATTGTGTTGGTGCCGTAG